The genomic DNA CCACGATTAAATTGAATCGTCCCTTCGGCATTTTGCCGGAGGGACGATTTTTTTATTTGGAAAAGGAGTGAGGAATATGCGCGAACAATTAGAGGCACTGCGCGATGAAGCGCTACAACTGGTCAAGCAGGCAAGTACACAAAAAGAATTAAACGATGTCCGAGTGAAATATCTCGGTAAAAAGGGACCGATTACAGAAGTTCTTCGGGGAATGGGAAAACTTTCGGCAGAAGAACGGCCGGTCGTCGGAGAAATCGCAAATGCCGTCCGAGGTGTGATTCAAACAGAGCTCGAACAACGCCTTGTGGATGTTAAACAACAAGAAATGGATGCGAAATTAGCACTCGAAGCGATTGATGTGACACTTCCTGGTCGTCCGAAACAGGTCGGACAAGCGCATTTACTGCAACAAGTGACAGATGAAATCGAAGATATCTTCGTCGGACTTGGGTATACGATTGCTGAAGGTCCGGAAGTCGAGCAAGACTTATTCAACTTCGAGATGTTGAATTTGCCGAAAGATCATCCGGCCCGTGATATGCAGGATTCGTTTTACATCACGGATGAGATTTTAATGCGTACCCATACATCACCGGTACAAGCGCGGACAATGCTCGCTTCAAAAGGTGAACCGATCCGGATCCTTTGTCCCGGAAAAGTCTATCGCCGGGATGAAGATGATGCGACGCACTCGCACCAATTCATGCAAGTCGAAGGTTTGGTCGTCGGTGAAGAAATTTCAATGGCAGACTTAAAAGGAACACTTGAAGCATTCGTTAAACAAATGTTCGGGGAAGCACGTGAAATTCGTTTACGTCCAAGCTTCTTCCCGTTCACAGAACCATCGGTCGAAGTCGATGTGTCATGTTTCAAATGTGGTGGTAAAGGTTGCAACATTTGTAAGCAGACAGGCTGGATTGAAATTTTAGGAGCAGGTATGGTTCATCCGCATGTGCT from Exiguobacterium sibiricum 7-3 includes the following:
- the pheS gene encoding phenylalanine--tRNA ligase subunit alpha produces the protein MREQLEALRDEALQLVKQASTQKELNDVRVKYLGKKGPITEVLRGMGKLSAEERPVVGEIANAVRGVIQTELEQRLVDVKQQEMDAKLALEAIDVTLPGRPKQVGQAHLLQQVTDEIEDIFVGLGYTIAEGPEVEQDLFNFEMLNLPKDHPARDMQDSFYITDEILMRTHTSPVQARTMLASKGEPIRILCPGKVYRRDEDDATHSHQFMQVEGLVVGEEISMADLKGTLEAFVKQMFGEAREIRLRPSFFPFTEPSVEVDVSCFKCGGKGCNICKQTGWIEILGAGMVHPHVLEMAEYDSTKMSGFAFGMGIERIAMLKYGVDDIRHFYTNDVRFSEQF